Sequence from the Haloarchaeobius salinus genome:
GGGAGGACGGACTCGCCGCGCCAGCGCGTCGCCGCGTGGGCGGAGCGCCCCTCGATTCTGAGGCGCTTCATCACGCTGCCCTCGACGGCGGTGACGACGCCGAGTTCGGTCGGCTCGCCGATGATGGCCGCGTCGCGGTCGAAGGGGTACGGGTTGTCCATCGCCGCCGCCGCAGCGCCGATGCCGCCCTCCTCCTCGCCGGCGACACCCTCGACGACGACACGGCCGTTCAGGTCCCAGTCGGACTCGGTCGCCATCTCGGCGAGGTGGCGCGCCGCGAACACGCAGGCGGTCAGCCCACCCTTCATGTCCGCGGCCCCGCGGGCGGTCACCCGGTCGCCGTCCCAGACCGGCTCGAAGGGGTCGCTCGACCACGCCGACCGCGTCGCCGGCACCACGTCGACGTGGCCGTTCAGCACCAGCGTCGGCCCCGCGTCGGCGTCGCCGAACTCGACCACGCCCGCGACCGAGGGACGGTCCGCGACCTCGATCTCGGCGGGGTCGTCCGGGAACGACGGATGCTCGGCCAGCGCGGCCGCGTCGGCGGTCCACTCGTACGTCTCGAAGCCGAACCCGTCGAACTGCTCGCGCAGCCACGCCATCGCGGGTGCCTCCCCGCCGTCGGTCGTGTCGAATCGTAACAGCCCGTCGAAGAACTCCCGGAGGTCCTCCCCCCAGCGGTCGCCGA
This genomic interval carries:
- a CDS encoding M20/M25/M40 family metallo-hydrolase, whose protein sequence is MHEFGDRWGEDLREFFDGLLRFDTTDGGEAPAMAWLREQFDGFGFETYEWTADAAALAEHPSFPDDPAEIEVADRPSVAGVVEFGDADAGPTLVLNGHVDVVPATRSAWSSDPFEPVWDGDRVTARGAADMKGGLTACVFAARHLAEMATESDWDLNGRVVVEGVAGEEEGGIGAAAAAMDNPYPFDRDAAIIGEPTELGVVTAVEGSVMKRLRIEGRSAHAATRWRGESVLPHFERIRHAFEALEAEREERVTHPLYEDYPVKWPVCFGTVDAGNWASAVPDELVAEVRIGVAPGETVASVEAEFQARLDEVVAESEWLSEHPPSFERFSIQFEPASVDRDDPVVGAIRAAADEVGLDSEPYGGTFGADSRHYQHAGIPTVLFGPGSIDQAHFPDESIDVREVETAAGVIADAAARFCGHSS